Within Telopea speciosissima isolate NSW1024214 ecotype Mountain lineage chromosome 8, Tspe_v1, whole genome shotgun sequence, the genomic segment aactttggaacttgtgtgatttcaggttctggttcagtgTCCATGCTTGCCTCAATGTTGTGGGCTGCATCGGTAGTGGATTCAGACCAACTCCTTGACTCAGCTATGGAAGATTCTGGGGAGTCAACGTAGCTAGCCATCTTGGAATCCGAAGGAACTGCCAGGTCCCTGCATCTGAGCTACATGTGTCAAACGTGCTTGGACGAGCACATGCAGAAGCTCTCGATCTCTTAGGCCGGATCCTAGGTACAAATCTgctcttgtatatatatatatatatattgtatatttGCTTAAATAGTATAGTAGGGGCAGAGTAGTGATTTCCTCTTGTGGGACACACCTCCTCAGTGTGGAATCTAACTTCCCGTAGGTTACCCTAACCGCATTCCCGCTTATGTCACATGACATCATCCCTATGACCTAAAGACAAGTAATTAGGTAGTTATTTCtaattttaattagtttagagAAGTAGATTCTTAAGACTAATTCTATAAGGACCTAGGCAAAATGCCTTACTAAGGCTTAGTATATAAGTGAAACTTAGCTTAGGATTTCATTTTTACCAAAAGCTGAAACCGAATTCTGCTCttagaagagaaaagaagagagaagagaaaagaagaaggaaggagaagggttAAGGACTTGGAGCTTAGAGCTTGGACTTGGGGGTGATACTTGGAGCTTGAAGTAGGGGCTGTCATCACCATCTACACCCTAAATTTCAGGTAGGAACCTGTCCTCAACTCCTGTTTTGTTTGaattctctcccttctccttctttcctttgaGTTCATGACTCAATTCAGCCCCAAGCTTAGAACTCAGGCAATTGGGTATTAAAACCCTCAAACCCAACATGCAATTGGGTTAAATTGACCCAATTAGCTATGTTTTCTTCCCCTAagtctttttcttcaaattgaGACTTTGCATGGCAAGATCCATGTAATCCCAGCCAAAACCCTCTTTCTGATTCATCCACCGGATGGAGTTGTAGGTGACCTTACGGCTGACCGGTTGGTGAGGTTATTGTTTGAATTGGGATCTTCTTGTAGCTAGTTGTTCTTCAAGTTAaggtaaggggattttgactTAATTTATGAGTGTTTATtgtttaatttctgtttattATTGGTTGCCATGTCATACATCATAATAGCAGGTTATTACATATAGTTTTAATAGCTTTCTCTTCTTATGCATTAGATGATTGCATGATACTAGGGTGCATTCCATCTTGCATATGCATAAAATATCTTGATACTTGTTGGAATTGACTGGAATGTGTTGCTggaaattttctctcttattatcTAATACTAGAACATATGCCATCATGATAGTGTGCATTGGGCTAGGGATATCATGAACCCAATGCTACGGCCTTTACCAAcaggggagaggtgttggataacccgtggtaggtttGAAGGGACGATTCCAGGGATGCCATTCACTGTGCCATATCCGAAGAACACTATAAGAATGTGAACAAATAGTAGGGTTAACATTTGGGGGGTTTGTTGGCGTCAGATGTGTAATACCTGAGCTAGCGGGTTCCCaccgtagtagagtggtatcgctcgggtgaccgacatTTGGTttgtgtttccgggaccgaggatATCATATCTACTACAGTAGCATTTATATCCCATGAAACCTAGTATCAATGTTAGGAGCATACTTAACtttaggtcattcatcatgTACTATCTGCATttgcttgtgtgtttcccttgCTAGGCTCAGTGGAGTTCATCCTTGTGGAcgtccttatttttcagatgactcTACTACTACTGCTGGTGTTTCTCTTGGAGCTGCCTCCGTTATGGATTCTCCTACTGGTGTTGGAGTTGAGGCTCCGCTATATGAGGTGCACGATGCCTCATGCATGTGTGATGACTGCGCCTTCTCTTGACTGTGGCGTGACAGCTAGGCTAtgttctccttcctttttgcgTTATATACCCCACTTTTGTATAGAGATGATATATTAGTTTGTAAACTTGTCTTGAGTTACTTTTGGAAGTGTACAGTTGTAGCTCAAGCTTCAGATATTATATCTATGAATGAATTATCACTTAGTTCTCTTATTTATTGatcttattcttattatttaaaCTCTTTCGCTGTGTTTAAATTACTGTATATATTGTTATAATtgttgtgaatagggtactgcacttgcgatccttaggattggttggatgtcagatgGCATCCAGTTACAGTGGGCCCTTATTAACCAGGTTGGGCTGtgacagagagacagagagggagagagtcgtgagatagagagagaccaTTTGACTTCGATGGCAACGCATTCTTCACTTCTTCGAACCCCTCCAGCGGCTCTTGGCCTCCTTCCTCGGCGTACTCCCAGCTTCGGCAACCTTTTCAAGCAggtaagtaaatttttttttatttggttcttcttcttcttcttcttcttctcctcccagtccCCCGGCAACtctctccttcaattcttcttcttcttcttcagttcagttcttcttctctcactcacgcacacacacacagcgACTCCagcacgagagagagagagagagagagagagagtcatcttcttcacttccggtgactcctcttctcctttttttaataGCTAATATGCCACTCTCAGTCTCTCACAGTCGAGAGTAAGATGCCTAGGTCAAATTTCTCCATTAAATGCACCCTGCACATATCAGTTTTGTTTCCGTTTCTGTTTGGATTTTGACTTGCTATTCTGTTCACTGATTCCTTGTTGCCTTGTTCTCAGTTCCAAAATTCATTATAATGCATGAACAACCACCATATTAGTTCATCGAATCCTTTCTAGCAGTaattctttgttttctcttgtgGTGACCTGCAGCAGCAACTTACATGCTCgagtttctatttctataacttcttattttgtttccttagtTACTAATTTCACTccccactttctattttgttcacACTTTAGTCAGAGGGAGAGGGTCGTGAATTaaactaatggatattacactttcatgaattaaaccatagtagattagtagtacactttcatgttgattgttgatgttatagggtatataattatatgttatagcatactaaataacattaaaaatcgagaaaataaaaaataaaacatggtcgccATGATCGCCATTGCAACGCCATGGTGGCGATTTGTCGACATATcgattagacacccctccaccgacttggatcgccattacgacgtgacaactatggtttcatTGCATACCAGAAAGAATGGATCCATAATTAGAAGCCAAAATGATTGATTAGTTGTTATAGTGCTTAGACTTGGATCAGTTCTCAAGAACATAACTCAGTCGACTACTTCAATACAAGCCAAATATCTCTGAAACATGGCTACACCAACTTTGCCACTCACAATCAAGGACAACTCAGGACCAGTTTGATCCTGTGTAACTTTACATGCCATTTGGAGCCTGAGTCAAATCTCTCAGGTTATTAGACCCCACTAATCAAATTTTGATGGACTGAAGGAAGGTATTctgatttttttggtttatgCATCTGTTGGCTATATAGCATTTACATGCTCCATGGTTTCCCTCGTTAACAGTGGTTTACAATCAAACCATTGATATGCCTCATATTTGCGGTAGAAATTCAATTGATATGGAATATTATAATCTCTTCAGACTGTAGAATATAAAGTAACCAGATCTGCAAAAGTGAGGAACCTGAAGGGGCATATGATATTTGCTGGTTTTAACTTCTAAATGGATCTAAGATGGTGATAATTGCTCTTCATATCATTGTTGAACCTAATCTGCTTAGGTTAGGCATGGGCGTCTACATTGAAAATTTAGTATTGAGTTTTGAACTTATATACTAAGAATTAGTTCTCATAATTGCATGAAGGCTTAACGTTAATGCTGTATCAGTATCAACAAATTAATATTCCTCATTAGCACCTCATCAAGTAATTGGTTTTAGTGATGCTGCAGGGTCAGGAAGCATATTTGAGACACTACGGCTGAGAAAACCATTATTTGTGGTAGTTAATGAGGATTTGATGGACAATCATCAGAGTGAGTTGGCTGAAGAACTTGCAGAGAGGAAACATCTACTTTGTGCTCGCCCCCAAATGCTCTACCAGACTATTGCAGGCATGATACTGGACTCTCTTGTTCCTTACCCACCAGGAGATGCTACTCCAGTTTCGAAAATCATAAACAGCTTTTTAGGATTCCCTGATGATTAATCTATCTGCTAAGTTAATGTTGAGCAAAAATAACAAGTTGTGGCCATGATTTGGTACATCAGCTGTTTCGTTTGAGCAGCAACTTGCATTATTTTTGCAATCCATGATGCTGTAATTTACTTCGACTTCAGCTTAAGGAGCTTAGAAGATCAGAACATTTAGTAAAGAACTGGGTGTGATTTGGGGAGTTCGTGGTAGATAAGCCCTGCATATTCCTTAAGTAGGGGAGTTCCTGGTAGATAAGCCCTGCATATTCCTTAAGTAGAGATTCCTACACGAATCTCCCTTATCAAGGCTTCTATTCATATTGTTCTTGGGATATCAAATTTACATAGTTCTCTGTTTGTTTTGCTGCAAAATATTTTACTggaaaataattattattaattttcattttctccATCATTGgaattgttatttatttttcctgttgGACATGACTTGGTGAGAAAAAGAATCCAGCGTATGATGATTGTGGAGTCCTCCATGTGTTCCAAGAgtggattttcatcctcaagtgtggtgcactgcccaCTGCaccaccacacttaagaatccaaccgtaaaAACATGGGTAGTGGTGtcttttatcctttcaagtgttgggtggacggttggattcttaagtgtggtgcactaggCAGTGCACTtgacttgagaggataaatttccgcCAAAAGTACCCCCAATGACCATCATTACGGGAAGATCGGGGTGATTGACATGTGTGTTGGGCTAGATATGGAGGAAACCATGAATCGAAGGGAAGTGTCATTTCTGCCACGTGAAAGGTTgtagttgggggggggggggggggcgcggAAGAGGGAGGGTGGTAATCTTTAACAACACTTTTTTCTTGCTAAAAGatcatttgtattaaaaaaaaatgggaaaaagagaaTACAAACATCAATTAAATGagtaaaaaaattcaaacaataAAACAGGGCCAGCCCCTCCCATCGGCATTGCCACAGCAGGAGGAACTAACCTGCAAACAACAGTAAATCATCAAGAATCACAAAAACACGATTTGCCTTGAGCATCCACCGGTCAAGCTATCATCTCAGAAAAAACACTGTGGCACCTGATTTCCCTAGATTACGCAGAGAACAGCCATCAACATTGAGTTTTACCCAATTAACAGAGGGAGACAGGAGATCTCCAATTCCTCCTCGGGGCTTCCTTGGGATGACAGAAACTCCCAAACTTCTTGCACACATAATTCTGCCACCGAAGAAAcatggtggattttttttttttttttggggttagggagagggttcttttgGTAGGGGAGTGCACCAATAAGATGCAATCAAATGGTGTCGGATATAGAAGTGAAACTTGGTCATTTCatataagaagaagagagagagaggcaaacaTAGAGGTGCGTGCTAGTGTACCTGCCCCGGCCAGCCGGAGGACCGTTTCCCTTTTCCTTACAAAATGGTCTAATTCAAAGAAAATTACAGCAGCAGTACTATCTACTGGAATCCTGATGAGGTAACTCTGAAAACGGGCTATTACATGTACATTTCAGATAGAAGTTCtatgtgccgcagcgcagcctgcgcctaggcacatggacagcctgTACGGGGGGCagagtggtcattgcgcccacccccatgtgcctgggcgcaggctgcgctgcgacacagagaacagtgccccttgatattaatatatattttttctttttctatagtAGAATCTTTGAGCAATTACTTAATTTTATTAAACAACATGGAATTGGAGCTAAGATATGTTACAAGATGAAATGATTGAGCTAGAGATTCAaaacccaagaaatacttcCTTTTCTCCCATGTTGAATCTGGTCTGTAAATATATTTGATCGATCAAGATAGAACAACCGCCTTACTTAAGATCCATAATACTAGTGAAAATTCGAAAGCAAAGAGCGTGTGAAGCAATCCACGATCAAGCGCAAACCCGAACAATGTGATGCCCCCATTGTTGTGTTGCAAATATGTTACTGCAAGCATGATGAAAGATTCAGAACcatagtatatatatatgaaaggTATAAGACAAACATGTTAACTTTTATGTCAATGTTTTGTTATATTGCTGCTCTCACCTAAAGCTTGCCTGGTTTGGAAGGATGTTGTGTCCTGTGAGGAGATTGAGATATGAACCTCAGACTCCGAATCACTAGAGCATTTTGACGCCGTTGGTCGTGGGTTTCCGTTGGCCACTGGAAGTATGTCTTTCAATGTGTTTGAACTGCTAGCAGAGGCACAAGTTACCAGCATATGCCATCTTGTGGCAATGCTTACAATCCCTTGAGCCCTATGCGTGATTCTTGCAGCCCCCAATAGGCACAAGAAGAAACCACTTATCTGAACAACTGAGCACACCTAGAACATCATTTGAACAAAATTACTTAAATTATAGTGCTGAAAtcttcaaaaacaaaagaaagttaTATAGATAGAATTTTTGGGATTATCAATTCATCATGGAAGTAATACCCCAATAATGGCTAGGGTATTTTGATGCTTAATTTGATTCTTGGTTACTTACTAAAACATCTCCTGAATTGAAGAAACTCTTCTCTGATTTTGATTCCAAAACCAGCATCAAGGCTCCCAATTGACTAACTGAGATAGCAACCAAGCACCCAATGATAAAATATCGGTATCTATGGCTGGTAACCGATAACTGCATTCTTATCCTCATATGCTCCCGGAATATAACTCCATCATCTGATCCACTCCCCTCCAAGAGCTTGTAAAGACCTTCCAATCTCAGTATCTGAAGCTCACAGGTAAGTCTGAAAAGCACACATACCAACAAGAACACACCAGTCCTGTACACCCATGATGCTAAAACCGCGATAAACATGATCGAATTGGCCGGAATAGACGCAGTTACATACGGTATTGATACTTTTACAGTGgagaaaaatatgattttatgtGCAAGTTCGACGAAAAATGAAGGCAGCAAGATGATTGCTAGGTGCCGGAAGGCCCTATCGAGCTCCTTTTTGTAACCGCGTCGAACAAAGAGAGAATCATCCTGAAGTGCCTCATCGAGGAATAGTAGTTGTCGAAGCCCATATCGTCGGAAGAAACAGGAAAGTGTAAAGAAACCAATAGTGGCGAGGCCGGATTCCGGCAATTGCACCAGCTTATTGAAGGAAATTAGGTCATCGGTTGGCAGAGTAGTACTTGCTGGTACTCTCACGGTGAGAGAGCTAACAAGGGGGACGACAACGGTGAGAATGATGAAGGTGATATAGGAGATGAACTTGCCTGTACATGACGAGTGATCAAGGGCGCACCACCTGAGGCTTATTTGAAATTTACGtagctcatcatcatcatggatgGTTGTTGATTTCGATTGGAGATAGGACCGCCGTAGGAGCAATGGAACAGTGGCCGGAGTTGGCTCATAGTCCGGCTGGTCGGGAAATGATATGTTTAGATCATTATTGGGAGATTCAACGTCGGAGAGTGTCTCTAAACCACCAGAATCAGTGGAGGAATTCATGGGTTCCATGGTTTGTTGTGGCCTTAATTATGGGGGACTGAATCTAGAGGAGTTGATGATACATTGAATTCATAATTTCGTACTGCAAGGAAACGTGAGAGCGGACTCCTATGTCaattactctctctcctataaCAGAACCAGATCTTGCAAAGAGTTGGGGAGAGGATTGCGTGAGAGGTAGACCATAGGACCTCTTTCTTTCATACAATGGAATTTTCAAGCAAACAATCTGAAGTTATactttaattattattattcccTCCGTGCCCCTAAAGACATTTGACCCATAATATTTGGAGTCCGGTTCAGCTGCACGCATGCATGTACACTTGTTGAACGCTGAGTGTACACAACCATTCTCCAATACATTTGGCTCTataatttctctttatttttcttcttcttatgattTGAATTAAGTCGcagttaaaaaaagaaattaagaaattaaaGAGCTTTATTGTATTCCCTATATATGAAcatgttgcgtcaagaaacctGTTGGAGCGAGCTCTGCCTGCAAGACAAAGATTAGCAGAGAGTACCGAGCGtcgccggtgatctcactccaatgcttaagttagatctcagAACAACAGTCAATTCAGAAAGAATTCAGATAGATGTGATCAGCgttacctcccttacttaaggtGGTTGAGGGGTAGAGTCGTGCCTGAATAGGTAAGCTGGATTTTCAAAGTGGAGTGAGACCGTTTCAGAGTGATATGGGGGATAGTGTTTATCCATAACTTGCCACGTGTCATGTGGGGGAGAATCTCGGGCCATGTTGGCCCCTGGGAATCTTTGTGTTATCCTCGCGAAGTATAGAGGTCATTCCTCGCACACCTGCTGTGGACAGGTCGTTTCCGTTTGAGGGAGGGCACGATGCCCCCTAGCAGCAATGCGGGCTAGAACGCAACCAGGCAATCCGCTCTACTTGTCGCTCATAGCTTGGCATCCATCACAAGCCGCAACAATTAGCAGGCCTCGTGCTTAGACAGGCGCGGTCTTAGTTCTTGACCCACGACTTTGCTAGCTCGTTCACACGGCGCTAGGTCCTTTGTCCCATCAGAACCTTTCATTATTAAAACAACTTGATCAATTGATTGATGTCTTGTTAGTAGAGTGTAGGCTCCCAGGAGATCATGGGTTTGACTTTCGTGTTTTCACCTTGTGCCATAAGGCACTCCTTCCGACCCCACCCCACATTGTATGAGGACTGACAATTTAGGTTACTTATAAGCATGTCTTGAATAACAGtgttaagggaaaattacactgcgaccccctgaggtttgtcttAAATACAGTGCGAACCCc encodes:
- the LOC122672291 gene encoding uncharacterized protein LOC122672291; the protein is MEPMNSSTDSGGLETLSDVESPNNDLNISFPDQPDYEPTPATVPLLLRRSYLQSKSTTIHDDDELRKFQISLRWCALDHSSCTGKFISYITFIILTVVVPLVSSLTVRVPASTTLPTDDLISFNKLVQLPESGLATIGFFTLSCFFRRYGLRQLLFLDEALQDDSLFVRRGYKKELDRAFRHLAIILLPSFFVELAHKIIFFSTVKVSIPYVTASIPANSIMFIAVLASWVYRTGVFLLVCVLFRLTCELQILRLEGLYKLLEGSGSDDGVIFREHMRIRMQLSVTSHRYRYFIIGCLVAISVSQLGALMLVLESKSEKSFFNSGDVLVCSVVQISGFFLCLLGAARITHRAQGIVSIATRWHMLVTCASASSSNTLKDILPVANGNPRPTASKCSSDSESEVHISISSQDTTSFQTRQALVTYLQHNNGGITLFGFALDRGLLHTLFAFEFSLVLWILSKAVVLS